The Meriones unguiculatus strain TT.TT164.6M chromosome 1, Bangor_MerUng_6.1, whole genome shotgun sequence genome has a segment encoding these proteins:
- the LOC110558870 gene encoding vomeronasal type-1 receptor 4-like codes for MDFWILAIRIIFLVQNTTGIPGNFSLLFYYLIVYQKECILKPTDLILMHQMAANTLIILSAGVPQTMAVWGLKQFLNHLECELILSIQRFGRSMSICTTCLLSIFQAMTISSRKFCWKDHIVKAVKYIGCYISLIWVLYILINFIFCVYALIKMDNKNVTRDFGYCSIIENDKIIEILYAALVMCPEFFFSVLIAWSSGFMIVILYRHKQRVQHTMSTHGSSRNSPEFRATQNILALMSTFLAFYTLSSISRGCIALLYNHSWWLMIVNQFISLSFPSFGPFVLMNHYSNISGHILVWIRNKIHFILF; via the coding sequence ATGGACTTCTGGATTCTGGCAATCAGAATTATTTTCTTAGTACAAAATACAACTGGAATTCCGGGaaatttctctcttttgttctACTATCTAATTGTTTACCAAAAAGAATGCATATTAAAACCCACAGATTTGATTCTCATGCACCAAATGGCAGCCAATACCTTGATCATTCTCTCTGCAGGAGTACCTCAAACAATGGCAGTTTGGGGATTGAAACAGTTCTTGAATCATTTGGAATGTGAACTCATATTGTCCATTCAAAGATTTGGGCGAAGTATGTCCATTTGTACAACCTGCCTCTTGAGTATTTTCCAGGCCATGACCATCAGTTCTAGGAAATTCTGTTGGAAGGATCATATAGTCAAAGCTGTAAAGTACATTGGCTGTTACATTTCTCTCATCTGGGTCTTGTATATcttgataaattttattttctgtgtgtacgCATTAATAAAAATGGATAACAAAAATGTGACAAGAGATTTTGGATACTGCTCTATTATAGAGAATGATAAAATAATTGAGATACTCTATGCAGCACTGGTGATGTGCcctgaattctttttttctgtgctcattGCCTGGTCCAGTGGCTTCATGATTGTCATTCTGTACAGACACAAGCAGAGGGTTCAACATACCATGAGCACTCATGGTTCCAGCAGAAACTCCCCTGAGTTCAGAGCCACCCAGAACATCCTGGCCCTGATGTCTACCTTCCTGGCTTTTTATACTCTCTCCTCCATCTCACGAGGCTGCATTGCTCTTTTGTATAATCACAGTTGGTGGCTGATGATCGTCAATCAAttcatttctctgtcttttccatCTTTTGGACCCTTTGTTCTTATGAATCATTACTCCAATATATCCGGGCATATATTGGTCTGGATAAGAAATAAAATTCACTTTATCTTATTTTAA